From a region of the Notolabrus celidotus isolate fNotCel1 chromosome 14, fNotCel1.pri, whole genome shotgun sequence genome:
- the kcnj13 gene encoding inward rectifier potassium channel 13 produces MQRLGHPSLTCPNPDPPSTMTTKSTSLVLGGKASSSPLLSSPPCQRLVTKDGHCALQPPLYPSGSWRGALSRAWLLALQDLWGLLVGLRWRWVLLAFCASFLAHWLLFACLWYLLAHLNGDLAVQDHDAPPQGHVVCVKHITSFTAAFSFSLETQLTIGYGTMFPSGDCPSAIALLAVQMLLGLMLEAFITGAFVAKIARPQKRAGAIQFSPQAVVGKHQGQTCLMIRATNLLQRPLVDVKVSAVLYEEHEGQALHQTSLDFYLDHLGQQPCPFFIFPLTFYHPLDRRSPLYPALCEGTSNHFELVVFLSALQEGTGDACQKRTSYLRQEIQFDRHFVPGLGLDARGRYVVSTQHFETAHCKEPLSKDCVVQVNGDGSDRME; encoded by the exons ATGCAGCGCTTG GGTCATCCCTCCTTGACTTGCCCTAATCCAGATCCACCTTCAACCATGACAACCAAGTCCACCAGTCTGGTTCTGGGTGGAAaggcctcctcctcccctctcctgtcctctccgcCCTGCCAGCGCCTGGTCACCAAAGATGGACACTGTGCCCTCCAGCCTCCTCTGTACCCCTCAGGGTCCTGGCGGGGGGCCTTAAGCAGAGCCTGGCTGCTGGCCCTGCAGGACCTGTGGGGTCTGTTGGTGGGTCTGCGGTGGAGGTGGGTCCTGCTGGCCTTCTGTGCATCCTTCCTGGCTCACTGGCTGCTGTTCGCCTGCCTCTGGTACCTGCTGGCCCACCTGAACGGAGACTTGGCCGTGCAGGACCACGACGCCCCCCCACAGGGACATGTGGTCTGTGTGAAACACATCACCAGCTTCACTGCGgccttctccttctccctggAGACGCAACTGACCATCGGATACGGCACCATGTTCCCCAGCGGAGACTGTCCCAGCGCCATCGCCCTGCTGGCTGTGCAGATGCTGCTGGGGCTGATGCTGGAGGCGTTCATCACAG GAGCTTTCGTAGCTAAGATCGCTCGTCCCCAGAAGCGAGCAGGAGCAATCCAGTTCAGTCCCCAGGCGGTGGTCGGCAAACACCAGGGCCAGACGTGCCTCATGATACGAGCCACCAACCTGCTGCAGCGCCCCCTGGTGGACGTGAAGGTGAGTGCTGTACTCTACGAGGAGCACGAAGGCCAGGCCCTGCACCAGACCTCTCTGGACTTCTACCTGGATCATCTGGGCCAGCAGCCTTGTCCCTTCTTCATCTTCCCACTCACCTTTTACCACCCTCTGGACCGCCGGAGCCCCCTGTACCCTGCTCTGTGTGAGGGCACGTCCAACCACTTTGAGCTGGTGGTCTTCCTGTCTGCTCTGCAGGAGGGAACTGGTGACGCCTGCCAGAAGAGGACCTCCTACCTGCGCCAAGAAATCCAGTTTGACCGCCACTTTGTCCCGGGTCTGGGTCTGGATGCTCGAGGGAGATACGTAGTGAGCACTCAGCACTTTGAAACGGCCCACTGCAAAGAACCTTTGAGTAAGGACTGTGTGGTTCAGGTCAACGGGGACGGCAGTGACCGCATGGAGTAA